The Aedes albopictus strain Foshan chromosome 1, AalbF5, whole genome shotgun sequence genomic interval GTTTGTTCATGACTGTAAAACGCCACCATTCGCCCGATACTGTAGTTACCAAAACGATTCCCTCGATATTTTAGCGTAAATTATAAAGTCGGTGGTGCTATTTTCCCTCGTGAGCAATATTGTAGCGCGCCAAAATCCCTCGGGAACCGTAGGCGGCACGTTTCGTACATCGAATACCACGTCCTTATTCCAGTAGTGCCCAGCCGGAAATGGGCAAAGCCCTTCCGGGCCAATGACGGGATAGTTGGAGTGATTGATGAACATCGACTGATATTCACGATAGGTTCCGCTGAGAAACTGGCAGAACGGTTGCTCCGGTACTCTTAGCGGCGATATATTGAACTGATTGTTTCCCAGTCGACTGTGCGCGAATTCAACTCTAAGCTAGAAGTGTGGGATGAGAGAagattatcagttttttttttattatctggtGGAATACTATGAATATTctctgctgaaattcctagaggtttccTGGAACTAGATGTGCTACAACTTAACATGGACTAACCAATTGTTCTGAAAATTCCATCAATGAATCCCTCACGCATTTTTCACTAGACCATTTGAGCAGGGGCTTTAATTTTGGACACTTTCCACcattgacgaatttcgccccaaatcgtattcggagttggcagcaccctctcagattacaatgaaactttctgggtatgtacaccaagactagataagccactttgcatacttagtttcttcaaaatttatctggactgacttttgaaaagggctaaactttttttatggattttttaaaaatgtttttaatcaaaaaatgactactcctacaaaaaagtgttgtatgggtgattatcacaaaataagtcaaattttaagaaaaaaatactgaaaaaaatccaaaa includes:
- the LOC115269113 gene encoding uncharacterized protein LOC115269113, encoding MGYPLGIAFALLSSVALVQSIDIEPEVTFQRIEQTMGFEIWHTHLRITKFNRTTAIINGTGDIFVDLDNSFTLRVEFAHSRLGNNQFNISPLRVPEQPFCQFLSGTYREYQSMFINHSNYPVIGPEGLCPFPAGHYWNKDVVFDVRNVPPTVPEGFWRATILLTRENSTTDFIIYAKISRESFW